One stretch of Riemerella columbina DNA includes these proteins:
- a CDS encoding M48 family metallopeptidase, translated as MKIRVLSLLLIFGFMLNWVSAQDAYDKKAFLTQLEQQHLQLLKQIKTDYSGKKDKALSQFYKTYYEDLKHSIDDEDFVFNTPFNAYTNQILNQIKVANPTLSDTPLMLLIAKDNTPNAFCMPDGTFVVNMGLFNWMDNEDQVAAILSHEIAHKALNHSTKYFLKKLEDREQTKSLSKKIKSEESSNKSQKAFNLIKSQIYARGKEKRKTEIEADSLGYTFFKNTKYHKAETINALRVLQEFDSISPKALQLETYKKLYNLPNLAFKEAWLKEEDFSLYNYNFYKEKLSKDSLSTHPEMTDRINHLKKEFSELKKTEKPQLPTKEYKALQTEAKKNFLSNYYHSEDYGVGVYACMHLLQSTKNDKVSQALYHDWLGKFFTKIYDARKNYTLNRYVDRVDPKNQSESYRKFLNFMWNLSLEDIKTIRDYYTKKS; from the coding sequence ATGAAAATAAGAGTACTTTCTTTATTATTGATTTTTGGTTTTATGCTCAACTGGGTTTCCGCCCAAGATGCTTACGACAAAAAAGCGTTTTTAACGCAGTTAGAGCAACAACATCTTCAGTTATTAAAGCAAATAAAAACCGACTATTCTGGGAAAAAAGACAAGGCACTGAGCCAATTTTACAAAACCTATTACGAGGATTTAAAACACAGTATTGATGATGAAGATTTTGTTTTTAATACTCCGTTTAATGCCTATACCAACCAGATTTTAAATCAAATAAAAGTGGCTAACCCAACGCTGTCAGATACGCCTTTAATGCTCCTTATCGCGAAGGATAACACGCCCAATGCGTTCTGTATGCCAGATGGCACTTTTGTAGTTAATATGGGGTTATTCAATTGGATGGATAATGAAGACCAAGTGGCAGCGATCCTAAGCCACGAAATTGCTCACAAGGCTCTAAACCACTCTACCAAGTACTTTCTAAAGAAATTGGAAGATAGAGAACAGACCAAAAGTTTATCTAAAAAAATAAAATCTGAGGAGAGTTCTAACAAAAGCCAAAAGGCGTTTAACCTCATTAAATCTCAAATCTATGCCCGCGGAAAAGAGAAACGAAAAACCGAGATAGAGGCAGATTCTTTGGGCTATACCTTTTTTAAGAATACAAAATACCACAAGGCAGAAACCATCAATGCGCTACGGGTTTTACAAGAATTTGATTCTATTTCTCCCAAAGCACTTCAATTGGAAACTTATAAAAAACTCTACAACCTCCCCAATTTAGCCTTTAAAGAAGCTTGGCTGAAAGAGGAAGATTTTTCCCTATATAATTATAACTTTTATAAGGAAAAACTGAGCAAAGATTCCCTCTCTACGCACCCTGAAATGACTGATAGAATAAACCATTTAAAGAAAGAATTTAGCGAGCTCAAAAAGACCGAAAAACCGCAGCTTCCTACCAAAGAATACAAGGCGCTACAGACGGAAGCCAAGAAAAATTTCCTCTCTAATTACTACCATTCCGAAGATTATGGTGTGGGGGTATATGCGTGTATGCACTTGCTCCAAAGTACTAAAAATGATAAAGTTAGCCAAGCTCTATACCACGATTGGTTGGGGAAATTTTTTACCAAAATATACGATGCTCGGAAGAACTATACCCTAAACCGATATGTGGATAGAGTGGATCCCAAAAATCAAAGTGAAAGCTATCGTAAATTTCTCAATTTTATGTGGAACCTTAGTTTGGAAGACATTAAAACCATTAGGGATTATTACACCAAAAAATCGTAA
- a CDS encoding phosphoglycerate kinase, translating into MKTIKDFNFKDKKALVRVDFNVPQNEALEVTDNTRIVAAKPTVDKILEDGGSVIILTHLGRPKGQAVDKFSLKHILPEVEKVLGRTVKFCAETVGEEAKKMTSELKAGEVLLLENLRFNEGEEKGDAAFAQQIAEMGDVYVNDAFGTAHRAHACTSTIADFFPSTKFFGLLMEKELQAIDKVLRSGERPITAILGGSKVSTKITIIENILPAIDNLIIGGGMAFTFIKAQGGHIGNSLVEEDKMDLALEILEKAKNQNVKVYLPVDVIAADAFSNDAKTVEVNADEIPEGYMGLDVGVRTREINNDVIMNSKTILWNGPLGVFEMSNFAEGTKSLGDSIAEATKLGAFSLVGGGDSVAFVKQFGYADKVSYVSTGGGAMLESLEGLELPGVAAINK; encoded by the coding sequence ATGAAAACAATCAAAGATTTTAATTTCAAAGACAAAAAAGCATTAGTAAGAGTAGACTTTAATGTTCCACAGAATGAGGCGTTAGAAGTTACAGATAATACCCGAATTGTGGCGGCTAAACCTACGGTGGACAAGATATTAGAAGATGGCGGTTCGGTGATTATTTTGACCCATTTGGGGCGTCCTAAGGGGCAAGCCGTAGACAAATTCTCTCTAAAACATATCTTGCCAGAGGTAGAAAAAGTCTTGGGCAGAACGGTTAAATTCTGCGCAGAAACAGTAGGGGAGGAGGCTAAAAAAATGACTTCTGAACTGAAAGCTGGCGAGGTTTTATTATTGGAAAATTTACGCTTTAACGAAGGCGAGGAGAAAGGAGATGCTGCCTTTGCGCAACAAATAGCCGAAATGGGTGATGTTTATGTGAATGACGCCTTTGGTACTGCTCACAGAGCCCACGCTTGTACTTCTACTATTGCCGACTTTTTCCCATCTACTAAATTTTTCGGTTTATTGATGGAGAAAGAACTCCAAGCGATAGATAAAGTGCTCAGATCTGGCGAAAGACCTATTACTGCTATTTTAGGTGGTTCTAAAGTTTCTACCAAAATAACGATTATAGAAAATATACTACCTGCTATTGATAATTTGATTATAGGCGGTGGTATGGCATTCACTTTTATTAAAGCTCAGGGTGGACATATTGGTAATTCTTTAGTGGAAGAAGATAAGATGGATTTGGCTTTAGAAATTTTAGAAAAGGCTAAAAATCAGAATGTTAAAGTTTATCTTCCTGTAGATGTTATCGCCGCTGATGCATTTAGTAATGATGCTAAAACTGTGGAAGTGAACGCAGATGAAATTCCTGAAGGTTATATGGGCTTAGATGTGGGCGTAAGAACCCGTGAAATCAATAACGATGTGATTATGAACTCTAAAACTATCCTTTGGAACGGACCTTTGGGCGTGTTTGAAATGTCTAACTTTGCTGAAGGAACTAAATCTTTAGGTGATAGCATTGCAGAGGCGACCAAATTAGGTGCTTTTTCGTTAGTTGGCGGCGGCGATAGTGTGGCTTTTGTGAAGCAATTTGGCTATGCAGATAAAGTTTCTTATGTATCTACAGGCGGTGGCGCTATGTTGGAATCTTTGGAAGGTTTGGAGTTGCCAGGTGTGGCTGCAATTAACAAATAA
- a CDS encoding class I SAM-dependent methyltransferase, with protein sequence MKVTDYFLTQESFEIRETEIKGILKTYPIPQNIEKYYDSKKYISHHQDSGSLKEKIYKWIQKFNLNYKAKIVKENKPNQSSDIRVLDYGCGAGEFIKSIEDDYTTFGYEPNLTARARAQQKSKSTIFINNLDEIKNESLDIITLWHVFEHIENQREILNQFKQKLKPNGRLIIAVPNYRSYDAQKYQNFWAAYDVPRHIFHFSKEGMATLMTQENLEIKKIAPLLLDSFYIAMLSEKYKKNPLFWLFGGLHGAISNFKASKTGEFSSLIYCIEKK encoded by the coding sequence ATGAAAGTAACGGATTATTTTCTAACCCAAGAATCGTTTGAAATTAGGGAAACCGAAATTAAAGGCATCCTAAAAACCTACCCTATCCCTCAAAATATTGAGAAATATTATGATAGCAAAAAATATATTTCGCACCACCAAGATAGCGGAAGTTTAAAAGAAAAAATCTACAAATGGATTCAGAAATTTAACCTCAACTATAAGGCTAAAATCGTAAAAGAAAATAAACCCAACCAAAGTTCTGATATCCGTGTTTTGGATTATGGTTGCGGCGCTGGGGAGTTTATCAAATCTATAGAAGATGATTATACCACTTTTGGCTACGAACCCAACCTCACCGCCAGAGCCAGAGCCCAACAAAAATCTAAATCTACCATTTTTATCAATAATTTAGATGAGATTAAAAACGAAAGTTTAGACATCATTACGCTGTGGCATGTTTTTGAGCATATTGAAAATCAGCGTGAAATTCTCAATCAATTTAAGCAAAAGTTAAAACCTAACGGACGGTTGATTATTGCCGTTCCGAATTACCGCTCTTACGATGCCCAAAAATATCAAAACTTTTGGGCAGCTTATGATGTGCCTCGGCATATTTTTCATTTTTCAAAAGAGGGAATGGCTACTCTAATGACACAGGAAAATTTAGAAATTAAAAAAATAGCGCCGCTCCTCCTCGATTCTTTTTATATTGCAATGCTGAGTGAAAAATACAAAAAAAATCCTCTTTTTTGGCTTTTTGGAGGGCTCCACGGTGCGATTTCTAATTTTAAAGCCTCAAAAACGGGTGAATTTTCAAGTTTGATATATTGTATCGAAAAAAAATAG
- the mnmG gene encoding tRNA uridine-5-carboxymethylaminomethyl(34) synthesis enzyme MnmG, translating into MIDQIYDVIVVGAGHAGCEAAAAAANLGSSTLLITMNMETIGKMSCNPAMGGIAKGQIVREIDAMGGYSGIIADKSAIQFKMLNLSKGPAMWSPRTQNDRMRFAEEWRLALENTPNLDFFQDMVKQLIIEGDKVTGVITSLGIKIKGKSVILTNGTFLNGLIHVGDKQLGGGRMGEPKAFGITEQLVDLGFQAGRMKTGTPPRVDGRSLDYSKMEEQPGDENPQKFSYLNTPKLTQQRSCHIVYTNETVHDILRSGFDRSPMFNGTIQSIGPRYCPSIEDKINRFAERNRHQLFVEPEGWRTVEIYVNGFSSSLPEEIQIKAMKHIPGFENVRVFRPGYAIEYDYFPPTQLKHTLETKIIENLFFAGQINGTTGYEEAGGQGLIAGINAHHKVHGKEEFILNRDEAYIGVLIDDLITKGTEEPYRMFTSRAEYRLLLRQDNADIRLTEKSYRLGLAKEERLRKVEEKIKSSGELEDFLRSYSLKPKQINPILESINSSPVDQAYRAAQILTRPNMSLEKLESIEEIKKQAENYSDEVKEQAEINIKYRGYIEKEKENVAKLHRLETIKIPQDFDFSKIASLSAEAKQKLNLIKPQTIAQAQRISGVSPADINVLLIYLGR; encoded by the coding sequence ATGATTGATCAAATCTATGATGTAATTGTGGTAGGCGCTGGGCATGCAGGGTGTGAAGCAGCAGCAGCGGCAGCTAATTTAGGTTCCTCTACCCTACTCATCACTATGAATATGGAAACCATTGGCAAAATGAGCTGTAACCCTGCTATGGGCGGTATTGCCAAAGGACAAATTGTGAGGGAAATAGATGCTATGGGCGGTTATAGTGGCATTATTGCAGATAAATCTGCCATACAATTCAAGATGCTTAACCTCTCCAAAGGTCCCGCTATGTGGTCACCGAGAACCCAAAACGACAGAATGCGCTTTGCTGAAGAATGGCGTTTGGCTTTAGAAAATACACCCAATCTTGATTTTTTTCAAGATATGGTCAAGCAACTCATCATTGAAGGCGATAAAGTAACGGGCGTCATCACTTCTTTGGGTATAAAAATCAAAGGAAAATCCGTGATTTTGACCAACGGCACCTTTCTTAATGGCTTAATCCATGTTGGCGATAAGCAATTGGGCGGTGGTAGAATGGGCGAACCTAAAGCATTTGGTATCACTGAACAATTGGTGGATTTAGGCTTCCAAGCGGGGAGAATGAAAACAGGAACGCCGCCAAGAGTAGACGGCAGAAGTTTGGATTATTCTAAAATGGAGGAACAACCTGGTGATGAAAATCCTCAAAAATTTTCCTATTTAAATACGCCAAAACTCACCCAACAGCGGTCTTGCCACATTGTTTATACCAACGAAACCGTTCACGATATTCTACGCTCTGGCTTTGATAGAAGCCCAATGTTTAACGGCACTATTCAAAGTATCGGTCCGAGATATTGTCCGAGTATAGAGGATAAAATCAACCGTTTTGCGGAACGCAACAGACACCAATTATTTGTAGAGCCAGAAGGCTGGAGAACGGTGGAAATCTATGTGAATGGCTTCAGCTCTTCCCTACCCGAAGAAATTCAAATTAAAGCAATGAAACATATCCCTGGATTTGAAAATGTAAGGGTCTTTCGTCCAGGCTATGCTATTGAGTATGACTACTTTCCGCCTACTCAATTAAAGCATACCTTGGAGACTAAAATCATTGAAAATCTCTTTTTTGCAGGGCAAATTAACGGTACTACAGGTTACGAAGAAGCTGGCGGACAGGGACTTATTGCAGGGATTAACGCCCACCACAAAGTTCACGGCAAAGAGGAATTTATCCTCAATAGAGATGAGGCATACATTGGCGTTTTAATCGATGATTTGATTACCAAAGGCACAGAAGAACCTTACCGAATGTTTACCTCGCGTGCGGAATACCGTTTGCTTTTGAGACAAGATAATGCGGATATTCGTTTGACAGAAAAGTCCTACCGTTTAGGGTTAGCCAAAGAGGAACGCCTTAGAAAGGTGGAAGAAAAGATTAAATCTTCAGGAGAATTGGAGGATTTTTTAAGAAGCTATTCCTTAAAACCGAAGCAAATCAACCCTATTTTAGAAAGCATCAATTCCTCTCCTGTGGATCAAGCTTATCGTGCAGCTCAAATTTTGACAAGACCTAATATGAGTTTGGAGAAATTAGAAAGCATAGAGGAAATTAAAAAACAAGCCGAAAATTATTCTGATGAGGTTAAAGAGCAAGCCGAAATCAATATTAAATACAGAGGTTATATAGAAAAAGAGAAAGAAAATGTAGCCAAATTACATCGTTTGGAAACTATTAAAATCCCTCAAGATTTTGATTTTTCAAAAATAGCCAGTTTATCTGCAGAAGCCAAACAAAAGTTGAACTTAATAAAACCGCAAACCATTGCCCAAGCGCAGCGGATTAGTGGTGTTTCCCCTGCGGATATCAATGTTCTTTTAATATATTTAGGGCGATAA
- a CDS encoding helix-turn-helix domain-containing protein: protein MIGHKVKNIRELKNLTQEYMAEKLDISQAAYSKIEKGITKITEDKLSKIAEILEVNPEDITDFDNKKVLNSYNSIKGNNSNITYSQHDVTLIRQLYEDKITLLEKLLKKSEEEVEQIKKLLK from the coding sequence ATGATTGGGCATAAAGTAAAAAACATTAGAGAGTTAAAAAATCTCACCCAAGAATATATGGCTGAAAAATTAGATATTTCGCAAGCCGCTTATTCTAAAATAGAAAAAGGAATTACTAAAATAACAGAAGATAAACTTTCAAAAATTGCAGAAATTCTTGAAGTAAATCCAGAAGACATTACTGATTTTGATAATAAAAAAGTATTGAACAGTTATAATTCTATTAAAGGAAATAATAGTAATATTACCTATTCTCAGCACGATGTTACTCTTATTAGACAACTCTACGAAGATAAAATAACACTCCTTGAAAAACTTCTAAAAAAATCAGAAGAAGAAGTAGAGCAAATAAAAAAGCTTCTAAAATAG
- a CDS encoding PEGA domain-containing protein, with translation MKNKNITMRKISILAVCATALLTTSCASIVSKSSWPIMISSNPSEAKITITDKKGVDIYTGFTPTTIKLKSGSGFFGKARYQVKLEKEGFQTKIVPIEFKLNGWYFGNILFGGFIGLLIVDPATGAMYRLETETINETLQRENTVSQVQELRIMDINQLTEEQRKHLVKL, from the coding sequence GTGAAAAATAAAAATATAACTATGCGAAAAATTTCTATTTTGGCTGTATGCGCTACAGCACTTTTAACAACGAGTTGTGCTTCTATTGTAAGTAAAAGTAGTTGGCCTATTATGATTAGTAGTAATCCATCAGAGGCTAAAATTACGATTACCGATAAAAAAGGAGTGGATATTTACACAGGTTTCACACCTACAACTATAAAATTAAAATCAGGAAGTGGTTTTTTTGGAAAGGCAAGATATCAAGTAAAATTGGAAAAAGAAGGTTTTCAAACCAAAATAGTTCCAATAGAATTTAAATTAAATGGTTGGTATTTTGGTAATATTCTTTTTGGAGGGTTTATTGGATTACTTATTGTAGACCCTGCTACTGGTGCTATGTACCGATTAGAAACAGAAACTATCAATGAAACGCTACAAAGAGAAAATACCGTATCTCAAGTGCAAGAATTGAGAATTATGGATATTAACCAACTTACCGAAGAACAAAGAAAACACTTAGTAAAACTTTAA
- the ybeY gene encoding rRNA maturation RNase YbeY, protein MIQFFFENIEAIPLSEDLKVWLKNIIIQENKKLGDINYIFCDDAYLLKINQDYLQHNYYTDIITFDYVRGNTISGDIFVSLPRIAENANSLSKDHNEEFHRVLAHGILHLCGYKDKTEAEVKEMRGKEDFYIQKILK, encoded by the coding sequence ATGATACAATTCTTTTTTGAAAATATAGAAGCTATTCCACTATCAGAAGATTTGAAGGTTTGGCTTAAAAATATCATCATCCAAGAAAATAAAAAATTAGGCGATATCAACTATATTTTCTGTGATGATGCCTATCTTCTCAAAATCAATCAAGATTACCTCCAGCACAATTATTACACGGACATCATCACTTTTGACTATGTGCGTGGGAATACCATATCAGGAGATATTTTCGTATCTTTGCCGCGTATTGCGGAGAACGCTAATAGCCTTTCTAAAGACCATAATGAGGAGTTTCATCGGGTATTAGCCCACGGCATTTTGCATCTTTGTGGCTATAAAGATAAAACCGAAGCCGAGGTTAAGGAAATGAGAGGGAAGGAGGATTTTTATATTCAAAAAATCTTAAAATAG
- a CDS encoding patatin-like phospholipase family protein — MKNLVLIISLFLMGWAPAQKKDSLASQHRPKIGLSLAGGGAKGFAHVGVLKVLDSLGIKIDYIAGTSMGAIVGGLYASGYSGKEIEKIILETDFYDIIANEKNRKETTFFNKTTDKYLLTVPIVDGKLNVLPKAISTGQKNIYMLKELFKNVNHTEDFSKLPIPFMCVTTNLETGTMKIFEKGDLIKAIMASAAYPSLMDPVKIGDSLYIDGAMTMNYPSEPLKEKGMDIVIGVDLNQGLAKREDLQSAISILNQVIDFGIQKETQKQYQYTTINIKPNLEHYNATSYGDKEKILKAGFAEAQKYIPVLSRLPKKEHSINFPINTVYSNVYKIDSLALQNNKIFNAAYVQGKMNLSLPSLQTYHSINKMIDKLYATNNYNLINYDIIQSQDKNVLQLSVDEDKSRYFLKFGLHYDDIFKTGLLLNATVKRLLLKNSIISLDVVVGDQPRYYFNYFMDNGYIPGLGFYTSGMKLNLKNNQGNITESWSWFRNEVFIQSVWRDRYAIGGGLSLDYYKISDSGQPTQSFFNPYIFIKSDTQDDKSFPSRGIYMDVEGKVLDIFNNQINQKAIQAKADIRLNFPLSSWLTYQLNLFGGFTLNEDYLPYFYQYRAGGIFEQKLGNFVKLKGFYLGDLDTNNILVASQKFQFKIDKNYFVTAHLDLANPFNDINMKQILKIEQTSVGLTAGYKSPFGQIKINYSQAISSKNKGIFNVILGHWF; from the coding sequence ATGAAAAATTTAGTTTTAATCATCAGCCTTTTTTTGATGGGTTGGGCTCCAGCACAGAAGAAAGATAGCCTTGCCTCTCAGCATCGTCCTAAAATAGGACTTTCCTTGGCAGGTGGCGGCGCCAAAGGCTTTGCTCATGTGGGCGTTTTAAAGGTTTTAGATTCCTTAGGCATCAAAATAGATTATATTGCTGGGACCAGTATGGGCGCCATTGTGGGTGGGCTGTACGCCTCTGGTTATAGCGGAAAAGAGATAGAGAAAATCATTTTAGAAACTGATTTTTACGACATCATCGCCAATGAAAAAAACCGAAAAGAAACCACTTTTTTCAATAAAACAACGGATAAATACCTATTGACGGTACCCATTGTAGATGGCAAATTGAATGTCCTTCCCAAAGCGATTTCCACAGGGCAAAAGAATATCTATATGCTAAAGGAATTGTTTAAAAATGTGAACCATACGGAGGATTTTTCTAAACTGCCAATTCCCTTTATGTGCGTTACCACGAATTTAGAAACGGGAACGATGAAGATTTTTGAAAAAGGCGACCTTATCAAAGCGATTATGGCGAGTGCCGCCTATCCTTCTCTCATGGATCCTGTAAAAATTGGTGATAGTCTCTATATTGATGGCGCAATGACGATGAATTATCCTTCTGAACCGTTAAAAGAAAAGGGAATGGATATCGTTATCGGTGTAGATTTAAACCAAGGTTTAGCCAAACGCGAAGATTTGCAAAGTGCCATCAGTATTCTCAACCAAGTCATAGACTTCGGCATCCAAAAAGAAACCCAAAAGCAATACCAATATACCACGATCAACATCAAGCCCAATTTAGAGCATTACAATGCCACCAGCTACGGCGATAAGGAAAAAATCCTAAAAGCGGGCTTTGCAGAGGCTCAAAAATACATCCCTGTGCTGTCGCGGTTGCCTAAAAAGGAGCATAGCATCAATTTTCCTATCAATACAGTGTATTCTAATGTGTATAAAATAGACAGTTTGGCGCTCCAGAATAATAAAATATTTAATGCCGCCTATGTACAAGGGAAAATGAACCTGAGCCTACCATCATTGCAGACTTACCACAGCATCAATAAGATGATTGATAAACTCTACGCCACCAATAATTACAATTTAATCAATTATGATATTATCCAAAGTCAAGATAAAAATGTGCTCCAGCTCTCGGTAGATGAGGATAAAAGTCGCTATTTTCTCAAATTTGGACTGCATTATGATGATATTTTTAAAACAGGATTATTGCTCAATGCTACGGTAAAACGCCTATTGCTCAAAAATTCTATTATCTCTTTAGATGTGGTGGTGGGCGACCAGCCGAGGTATTATTTCAATTATTTTATGGATAATGGCTATATTCCTGGCTTAGGATTTTATACCTCGGGGATGAAACTCAACCTTAAAAATAACCAAGGCAACATCACGGAAAGTTGGAGTTGGTTTAGAAACGAAGTTTTTATTCAATCCGTATGGCGTGACCGCTATGCCATTGGTGGAGGACTCAGCTTAGATTATTATAAAATCAGTGATTCTGGGCAGCCTACACAGAGTTTTTTCAACCCTTATATCTTCATTAAAAGCGATACCCAAGATGATAAAAGTTTCCCTAGTAGAGGGATTTATATGGATGTTGAAGGGAAGGTTTTAGACATTTTTAATAACCAAATAAACCAAAAAGCCATCCAAGCAAAAGCGGATATTCGCCTTAACTTCCCATTGAGTTCTTGGCTAACCTATCAGCTCAATTTATTTGGCGGTTTCACGCTGAATGAAGACTATCTGCCGTATTTCTATCAATATAGAGCGGGCGGTATTTTTGAGCAAAAATTGGGTAATTTTGTAAAGCTTAAAGGCTTTTATTTAGGCGATTTAGACACGAATAATATCTTAGTTGCCAGCCAAAAATTTCAGTTTAAAATAGATAAAAATTATTTTGTAACCGCTCATCTTGACCTCGCCAACCCATTTAATGATATCAATATGAAACAGATTTTAAAAATTGAGCAAACTTCGGTAGGGCTTACCGCAGGCTATAAATCGCCGTTTGGACAGATTAAAATCAACTATAGCCAAGCCATCAGCTCCAAAAATAAAGGTATTTTTAATGTGATTTTAGGGCATTGGTTTTAA
- a CDS encoding GIN domain-containing protein, whose product MKSSLYLLLGSLVLNACTINIPVDSGSVYYSKNTSKDQKNLKTQPMVIKSFSVGDFSKVEASAAMRFFIKKADENRVEINSNAMEYIEVTNHHQMLNVKYKTDKELVNLRTEVTVYMKDLQNLEASAAALVVVKDTFNSEKLSVDLNSASQLIGNLSAKTLNIEISSAAKLNANIECQTLDIEATSSSYSRLSGNAEKVKAEASTAAKIDLKNLKYQNIKTETFSSGKVIKS is encoded by the coding sequence ATGAAATCAAGTCTGTATTTACTCTTAGGGAGTCTCGTATTGAATGCTTGCACCATCAATATCCCAGTGGATAGTGGCAGTGTTTATTATTCCAAAAATACCTCAAAAGATCAAAAAAATCTAAAAACCCAACCTATGGTGATTAAATCCTTCAGCGTAGGCGATTTCTCCAAAGTGGAAGCCTCCGCCGCTATGAGATTTTTCATCAAAAAAGCCGATGAAAACAGGGTGGAAATCAACTCTAACGCGATGGAATACATAGAGGTAACCAACCACCACCAAATGCTAAATGTAAAGTACAAAACGGATAAAGAGTTGGTCAATCTACGCACGGAGGTTACAGTTTATATGAAGGATTTGCAGAATTTAGAAGCCTCTGCGGCGGCTTTAGTTGTAGTAAAAGATACCTTTAACTCAGAAAAACTTTCGGTGGATTTGAACAGTGCCAGTCAACTTATTGGGAATTTATCCGCCAAAACCCTCAATATTGAAATAAGTAGTGCTGCCAAGTTAAATGCCAATATAGAATGCCAAACATTAGACATAGAGGCAACTTCCTCAAGCTATAGCCGCCTAAGTGGCAACGCCGAGAAGGTCAAAGCCGAAGCCTCCACCGCTGCCAAAATTGACCTTAAAAATCTTAAATATCAGAATATCAAAACGGAAACTTTCAGTTCTGGAAAAGTTATAAAGTCTTAA
- a CDS encoding GIN domain-containing protein has product MNKNFILALSILSTLSACQVNLDTNQIAEMAEQGTTVNLSQVPQQEKTYTVGTFSDIHCQSHMKMKIQPSEKSKVVVISNALDYLTVKNNNGRLSVQYQKNVNLKNAETKIIVYTPSFQSLEASSLGAITVEKGFTSSNLRLAASSSGKISGPFSCTQLEVKSSSNGNIFADIQAQQLTASASSSGDIKLNSTSEMMEQIQLTSSSSGTITLKNGKAKTLYASASSSGDISGDFSADKINLTSSSSGDIDARISTKTLSLKASSSGDIKLSGEAQSIEASANSSGDINIKNVRYSNLEKSQNSSGKVITN; this is encoded by the coding sequence ATGAACAAAAATTTCATTTTAGCGCTGAGCATACTGTCAACCCTAAGCGCTTGCCAAGTCAATCTTGATACCAACCAAATAGCGGAAATGGCAGAGCAAGGCACTACCGTAAATCTTAGCCAAGTGCCGCAACAGGAAAAAACCTACACCGTGGGAACTTTCTCGGATATCCATTGCCAAAGTCATATGAAAATGAAGATCCAACCTTCTGAAAAATCCAAAGTAGTAGTGATTTCCAACGCATTAGACTATCTTACTGTGAAAAATAATAACGGTCGGTTGAGCGTTCAATACCAAAAAAATGTAAATTTAAAAAATGCTGAAACCAAAATTATCGTCTATACGCCTTCTTTCCAAAGTTTAGAGGCTTCCAGCTTGGGCGCTATAACGGTGGAAAAAGGGTTTACATCATCCAACCTTCGCCTTGCTGCCAGTAGTTCGGGGAAGATCAGCGGACCGTTTTCTTGTACTCAATTAGAGGTGAAAAGCTCCAGCAATGGGAATATTTTTGCGGATATTCAAGCCCAACAATTGACCGCCAGTGCCTCTTCTTCGGGTGATATTAAACTCAATTCCACCTCGGAAATGATGGAACAAATACAGCTGACCAGCTCTTCTTCAGGGACTATTACTTTGAAGAATGGCAAAGCCAAAACGCTATATGCCTCGGCAAGTAGCTCGGGTGATATTTCTGGCGATTTTAGCGCTGACAAAATTAACCTAACCAGCTCAAGTAGTGGGGATATAGATGCCCGAATTTCAACCAAAACTTTAAGTCTAAAAGCCTCATCTTCTGGCGATATTAAACTAAGCGGCGAGGCTCAATCGATAGAAGCTTCAGCAAATAGCTCTGGCGATATCAATATTAAAAATGTGCGCTATTCCAATTTAGAAAAAAGTCAAAATTCTTCAGGTAAAGTCATCACAAATTAA